ATAGAAAGCCTATTTGCTTGCCTGTATCATTGAGTTCCGGCACGGACGGATGTCTTGTCCAGACACGCCGATATATTTGTACTATAATGGGAAGACGAAAAACCGCGCTCCTTGTCCCTCAATTCGAAAGTGGCATCTTCATCGAGTGTCCGTTTTCAATGTATAAATCCAGCATCCAATAAAGCCGATTATCATGTTTTGCTGCAGGGTATCGTTCACCTGAGCAGCAGACGCGTTGGGTGACCGTCACTGTTGGAACGAATGCCATTCCATTTCAGAAGGCTGATGGTCTCTGTTACAAAACATCTCAATACTGTCATCTTACCTGGAAGCCTGCttctttccgttcttttGGAGAAACCCACCACAGCCGATGCGGTTCCCTCTGCCTTCAAAATCGACAAGTTATATACCTGTGGCTTGGAAGTGCTGTCCGTTGTTTACTATCAATCCATTCGTCGTCGAGAACGAACGTTATGGTTATGATCATGGAACATACATTCATACACAGAGCCAGAAAAGTACAACGCGATATCAACGATAGATCAAAAGAGAGACCTATTCGTCCCCCTGTATTTTAATGACCTCCCCCTTCAACCTGCCTGCCAGTGATACACCAGGTTCCGACCCTGCGAAGTTCAACGTTGCATAAATACCCTTACTGACACACGAAGGGTTGATAAATAGCGTCGAGTTCACCCTCTGTCAAGCCGAATATCAGTTTCTCTCACCGCAgacggagaagaagaggggggggggaaggCACGACACAATACCTTGCTAAATTGTTTCAACTTGCTCAGAATGATAAACACATCCGGCGCGAATTCAGATTCATCCGTGTCTCCACCATTCAACTTTAAGGCTTGTGAATGGCTCacgtccaaattgacttccgCGGCTACGTCCGAAGGAACAGGAAATAGAGGATAGAAACTGAGATTTGGATCGGTAAAACAGTATATTTAGAGTACCAACGCCACATACCTTCTTTGCTGCAGCAAGTGTCGACATGAATTTCCCATCGAATCGGAGCCGGTGTCTTCCGGGAATTGGGGTGCTATAGAGTCGATCTCCTCGCCTCGTTTAGTGATTTCCTCTTTACGAAGATGGAATAAGACGTCTACGGTGGTAGACGCGAACGTGACCCCATTGACCGAGAACCTCGCTGGGTTCGGTAAAAGATGTATTCTCTAGACAGAGAACGATTGAGTATACGGGCGATCAAGATAAGACCTGAAACTTACTGCGTCGTGTTTGGTTACCTCGGAGCGAAACTCGCATTGAGGATACACCGCATGCGAACTGATGAGGTCCCGAACACTGGGTACGAGTATCGCGATACTACCAGAGGAAGAGTCAAGTAATTGACGAAGTGGATCCAGGAATATTCTATGGAAAAGGGCGAGAGGAGTCTCGTCTATTTCGCCGCGTTCAATGAGAGGATGGGTGTAATCCAGGAAAGGACCAGTCTATGTGggaatcaaaaaaaaaaaagttcaaGTGCATGTGGCTCTAACTCACCAAAACAATCACAGGAGGCCGAGAtgttttcaacttctttaaGAGCGACTGCCATGGCGCGAACTTCAGGTCAGAATCTGGTGTATACGGGCCACAACAGACAACCATAGAAAACGAGGTGTCTGCGGTAGCAGGGTCAGGTTTGGTGGGCACAGAGACTGACGATGGCGAGTTTTTCATTGGGGGAAGCTGAATGCAAATGCTCGGTAGGAAGACTGGTGGACAGGTGGCAATTCACGTACTGTAAGGATCTCGCTCGCCAAAAACCAGTCACCACTGCCATTCTTACCCCTTAATGCGACGATAGCACCAGGGAAAAGGGCTAGGCCGCCAGCTCCCTTTGCACCTCCACGTATTTTGATAGATTCCTCGAAGCGAATAGGTACTCTCACGCCCTTAGAGATCATTCGAGATGACTCTAATGTGAGAGTAGCCTCGGTCAATTTGGCGTTAGATGGCGGCGTCTCAGAATCATACGTGATTCGTCCAACAACCACAACTTCTTCCTAAAAGATACGTCGGAAATGTAAGAAAAGAAGCGGAGAATATGAAGGAAAACTTGCGTCGGATGCAGAAGAAGGGTCTCCAAGTTCAGTAATGCCATAATGTTCTCTAACCAGTTCCGCAAACTCGTCTATCCGTTCATCCAGCACTGCCAATAAGGATCCATTCAGTTGCAAAATGATGGTTTCGACCAAAAGCGCGTACCTTCACTCCTTTCTGACAACTTCTCGTACATATAAAGATCTAAAGTCAACTGAGATACAGCCCAGATGACGAAGCAACCTGACCACTCACACCCTCGATTCTTGCGAGACGACGCGTCCATTTTTGGCCCCTTGAAAGCAACTTTACTTGTAGATCTACTTGGTCCAGCAAGACTCATTGGTTCGAGTCCGGTCTCTGCCTTGACCTGAACTTCCCCTATGCCAACCCTTCCAGCGTTCTTCCTGATATTTTGATGCATAAACTGGGGCAATCTTGTGCGATTTACAACTGCTGCACCAGAGAAGTTCCTAGACCGAGCTCTAGTAGCACTATTCTGATTCATCTCGCGTTTGATCTGTGCTTTCACACCCGCCAGCGAGTCTATCGTGAACCGCGCTGCTTCGTGTGCGCGTGCCGGTGTCGACGAGAAAGTAGCTGCTTCCCAtttgaactggagttgttCAGGTGTAAGATTGTATATTCGACATATCAATAGACCTAATGGAAAAAGTTGTAGATTTGGTGTCATCGAGAAAAGGTCGTTTGACATACATTCCTCCAGAAGTTTAGGATCTGACGCGACTTCATACCCTAGCCGGGATGCAATCTCCTTCGACATCAGTTCTTCGGACATTATAAGCGTGGTAATGAGATGGTGATGGTACGAAGAAGAATCGAGGTTCGAGAACGCGGACAACAGCGCGTCGAATATTTGTTTGGCACCCGTGCCACACCCGTGTTAGATTATCACATTGCGATTCTCACGGTATCTCTGTGAAGATTCATTGTGAACATTAGAAAATTAGAAGTACAGTGAAATCAAGATAAGTATTACTAAAACACAACAATAATCTAGATAAATCATGTTCTCCAAGACATTCGTTCTGGGGAAAGTGGCGGAGACGACTGCGAATTTGATTGGGATATAGGTTCAGGGAGGTAAAGAGGTACCGTCGGAACAAGCTGGAAGACCTCTTGCACAATGGCTCTAGTCCGTGGACCTTCTGTCGAGTTCATCACTGCATGAACTTGGGCATCTTGTACGGTTGGCTCGTGTTGGCCGTTGTGAATCGGAGTAGAGATGACAGGGTTACTAGGGCCAGCTCCACGACCGTCCCATATGCAACGTATATCATTCCCAGGTATGATTTGGACAAGTCTTCCGGTTTCGAGATGCCGAACTTCGATGAAATGGTTGTCGAACAGTAGAATGTAAGGCGAGTGTATCGCTACACGGTTTGCAGTTCCCTCCCATTCGATAGTGCCTGCTGCACGACTAGGGTCCCCGTGCTTGTTGACGTAGAGGCCGAATTCTATAGAACATGATTGAGCATCAAGTAGGCCAGTAAACACAAGTTAACTAACCATCGTAGCAAAGGAGGAACTCATCGTCCGCTGATCTAAACATGCCAATAGGTCGACACGAGTCGCAACGTTTCGCCAGTTGCGCGAGACGAGCGTCATCTCGTTGAGGTATAGTAACACTCTTGAAGCTGGAGGAAACAGGAAGGTCAGACGCGTAGAAATGTTAGATACGCACAACCTACTCATTCAAATCCATAATTTCAAACCCTTTCGTACACAAAATGACAATTTTGGCTTTCAGGAAAATGAGATCGAACGATTCAGAGGGTAGGAAGAAATCCTGCCCAACGTGTCAGTTTCGAGTCCAAGAATTATGTAAAATAAGACAAACTCGGTATATCCTGAACCACTCGGATCTATTGTTTCGGAAACCTAGACGCGAACTAAAGCCAGTCGGAGCCCTTGCTCGTTCGTTTATCTTGTCACCTACGGGCTCTAGCACCCGGAAGATACTGTCCAGCTATGAGGAACAAATTAATTACGACATCGAGTTAGTCGAAAAAACGAAGGCTCACCCCTTTTTTCTTCATGTAGATAACGAGTGTTCTCCCGTGTAACTGTCCGACGCTGAAGAAGTGGACATCCTTGTTACCGCTTAGCCGCTGGGGAACTTGCGATGTGTGAGCGGTCTGGGGTGACGTAGGTACAAGTGCCTCAATATGGTACGCGAACAACGCCTAAAGATGATGTTGAGTCCAAATCGCTCAACATTTCCTGAAGAATCCACACCTTATCGGCCAACACCATGAAGATGCCGAACTCTTCCAACATAGCACACTGACTGACCATCTTCAAATGAAGTACACGCCGCATGGCTAGATAGCAGCGGATTAGTAATGTTCAGGATATATGAAAAGATCGACTTACACTTGGGATCATGCCTAAAGCCAATCCAGACACCTTCGGCGCATCCAATAGCCACAAGACCACGACCATCGGCAGTATCTGGCAACATAATCTTCGACACATGCCCTCAAAAAGATCACGAACAATCACACTCACTGAAAGGAACGGAACAAGTGACTTTGCCGGTGAACGAGTTCTCCTGATTCCACGCAGGCGGAGCATTTTGTCCGGTCACAGAAGGTATCAGGAATGTGTCAGCACTCAAAGTCTCAATTTCAAAGACTTTGTTTGCTTCCTGGACGACCTGGCGCAATCCTAGTGCCTCTTCCAGTTTAGATTTCCATTCCGTACGCGCTTGTGCTGACTCGGCGTAAAGGACATAGGGACCACCCACCAAACGACCAGCATGGTGAAGTGTGCAGGGGTATACAGAACGAGAATCCCCTGTGCCGTCAGGAGAACTTGCGGGAACTACGTTTGGACTCTCTGCGTGTCGTTCGGTGCCACGGAGACCGGAGATCAAACCTGATCGACGTGGAATCGGCGAATCAGTGAAACTGCCGAGAGAGAGAAGATCGAGTGGTATTGGCTACGGAGAGAATCAGCCTGGAAGGGCATTGAAAAGGATAGAGGAGCTGGCCCACCCGACGGTTGACATGATACTTCGTCACGCCATCCCTTTCTTTTGGCTTTGTCAAGACCACTAAAGGCAGATAAGTGCCGATTCGGGATAGACCAGATGAAACTCACAATAATTATCAAATAATAGAACATATAACTCGCTCCATCCACTCCATTCCAGTCCACTTTCAGGCTGCCGCAGTAATTTTCCTGAATGAATCAAGGACCGGTTCTCGTCGAGGAGGTCCATGTCCTATCACGATCAACGGTAAGTTGCGAATCGCGTTCAGTGGATCATGAGACTCACAATCCATTCTCCAGTTTTGAACACCAAGTTGGAATTGTATCTCCAAAGCTCGACTTTTTGCTTGGCAGAAACGACCCCAGGTTCCGTGTCCTTCCCGATGGATTTGATGACCTCCAACACTTGAGGAATTTCCTTTCGATCTTCATGACCGGGTGGCGTCTCTTCCATTACACCCTTGAGCAGAAGCTCGTATCGAAGTAGTCGAGGAATCGGTCGATTAATGAAATTCTTCATGTCCAGCCTATGCGCATCCGGATGTTTCACGCATTGCTTTTACAAATAAAAATAAGTAAACCAGCGAATAAATGATAAGGGGAATGATTGCCTACATCCACAAACTGCTTGAACTTAGTGTTGTTAGCCAATTCGTCGTCAATCCTGTATGCGGCAATGGGATAGTTCGGTATGTATTCCATGTAAGCATCGCGGAAATTCAGTGCAGCGTCGAACATGGCGGCCGTGACGCTCCTGATCTGGggatgttgttgttgttgtatTTGATGGAACTTCTCAACGAGACGTTTGTGGTGAGCGTATAGCTCCTGGAAATTGTGGAAAACatccttgatgaattgatcgAGACGTTCGGGAACAATGATAGCTTCGCCGGCTTCATTGGCTTCTCGGAGAGGTTGGATGTACATCTAAAACGAAAAGAGAAATAAAAAAAGTGGAATGAACAGCAGGCGAAGACGACACGCACGACTTCGATGTTCTCCAAATCTTTCACATACGCCATTTCACCCTTGATTAACTCAAAGATAATCCTAGAAGAGCAAGATAAGCTCAGGACGTTATTCTTCAAGAAGAACGTACGATTGTCTCTTtgcctcttccttcttcatcttctttctaAGCTCCGTCGAGACTAGATCATGCCATTCCCACTTCCCAGCAGCCCCTTTACCCATTGCAAATTGGAACGTCCTTAACTGAGCAAACGTCTGCATGTCCTTCATAGCGTCAATAGCTTCCTTCAGATACGATGCATCAGGATTTCCCTCTGTAGTTTCCTTGAGAATTGCCTCTAGCAGGACAGGATATTTCTGAAGATGCTCCGATGGTCGATTGAGGAAGTGCTTCAAATCCAACCGAGGTGCTGCATTGTTTTCGAGCTGACCCTGGCGTACGGTTTGGTTACGAGAAGCATGCTATAATGAAAAAACGAAGGGCACCATACGTCAATACAAGCCATCAAAGCCAGATATGAATGAAGTCGAAAATGGACTTTTACCTCAAGGAACAACCGAAACTCGGGATTATTTTCCATCTCTTCTTTCATTCTCTTCTCTGCTAGCGGATGATGGCCAACATAGTCTGGATAAACTTGCCTGAACTCAGAGGCAGCGACCAAAATCACGTCTCCAATTCTTTGGATGACATATGACTGTTCCCTCTGCCGCACATGCATGACCTCGAGTAACCGCCGATTGCATTCCCGCAGATCCAAGATATTCCCAAATACATCGTCGATGAACTCTTCTAATTTTTGTGGAGGCGAAATAACGGGTGGATCGGCGTGTCGAAGTGGTTTGAGAAAGACGCTTTCGACCGTATCAAGGTCTTGCATATACTGATCTTCCTTGCTTATTATCTTGTGAATGATGCTAAAAGTTAATCAAGCATGATCAGCGAACAAAGATCTTCAGTCCCACGGGGATAACCTACGTCTGGCGTCGGACTTCACTGTCTGGAAGCTGAGCGATTACTTCAGGTGGTACAGTTTCCGACCACTCCTTGCTTGCGGGCGAAGACTGTACAGGCTCGGGTTCATTCACAAGCGCTAATACCGAATGCCCCTATATCAAAGAATGGCAACTCAGTGAGCGATCCTCGAATATCAACACAAGACTCACCCTCTTTGGACAACAGTAGGCATAACACGGCTCCTCGTCCACACAAGTCGGAACATAACAACCCGTCAACATCGTCACGACTCCCGTCGGTAACTCTTCCCTATCGTGCGAGCCAGATGGTCCAGATGACGAGGAAGGTCCAGCTCCCTCAGAATCATCTAGAAACATGTAAACGTCCTCAACACCATCTTGAAGCACGCGTCCTCCCCATTCAACTTCATAGAAGAATAGCTGTGACTGGAGTGACCGAGCTACTTGCAGTGCAGCCCGTCGTCGATCGGGAGGTGAAGAAACCAGTAATTCCCGAGGAAATTGTGATTGAATAGTCGACTATTTCAAGGAGTTCAGTGGGACAATCCTTGAGAACATACAATCCAACAGATTGAACTTACCACAATATCTTTTCCGGTAAACGCTCCAGGATAAGGAATACTTCCTTTCACATGTGTCCCTCTCGGTACCCGATCCCTCAGTTGGACAGCAAGATGGCTCAGCAAACTTGTATTAACGAAGCTATCTCCATCTTCCCAATCCTCTTCGTACCCTTCTTCGTCATATGCTGTCGAGGTCTCCTCCCGAACTCCATCAAGATAGTCAATATGCCCGCTCTCGTAGTTGGCTATTTCACGCAACATATCGCTTGGTCGACGAGATACATTGGCTCCTCCCTGTGAGGTTATAAAATTTGAAGGACCAGCATCCCATGCATCGTAATTGTTAGTGGCGTAGATATCAAATGAGGAGCCAGAAGGAGGACTCGAAGGAACAGGATAAGGGTACTGTCGACGTTGCTGATGAGAAAGAGGTCTTCCTTGAGCATCAAGTCCGTTCGAGTACGATCCTGTCGAGTCCACCCGGTTGACGGACGGTGTGGAGTTTGAAGCGAAGTAATCGTTGCCGTTAGCATATACTATATGGGAAAGGAAAATGAGCCAAGCAGCTGCGGAAGTTGAATAATATACACACGTTCAGGCGCCAACATTCCGTCCTGTCGTCTCTGATGTGGTGCTGCAGTCACAGTCGGTTGCGGCAGTGGTGCATGGTGGATGTCAACGACTGGAACTCCATGCACGGGGGACGGTGTTCGATGATTGGGAGGTGGTGCATATGCATAGGATGCTCTTCCATGACCGTGGACAGTTGATCCGCCGTCATCAATAGAGTAGTTTTGGGCGCCGTTGATGGATTCGGAGGAGTCAGCCCGTGGTGATCCTGACATATATGGATAGGGCTGGGAATATGAATGAGTATGGTGGCGAGATTGGATTTCAAGAGGCCCTCTTCCTGGAGCTCCTGAACGACGTCCAGAGGCGGGTGAGGAAGGTAAACCGATAACTCCACCAGGAGGTGCAGGAAGATTTCGTCGAGGGCCACCCGCAGTAGCTCTCTTCAACAaatcagatgaagatgacgagCTGAATGAATCGCTGCTGATATGGCCTGACCGTTGAGTGGGACTCGGACTTGAGCTTGGATCGTAGTGTGCTTCTGGCTCTGGCATCTGCATTGGTGGTAGAGAAGAAATTGAGGTCGAAGTGCTGTGGGTGCTGCTGGGTGTTGGTGGTAAACGCCGAACACTGCTGCCACTGTTCCGATGGTTACCGTTCGGCGCTGTATAAGTCGCGACGTTACTCCTACCTGTGCAATCAATCAGAGAACATATTGTCTGTCAGTAAACCGCAAGAAAAGAGATGGTATCAAACTGACTGGAAACCGTGCTCGTGGGTGTTATCGGTGATGAGATAAATTCAGTCCCATAGACGTTATATATCCCATCTATATCCTTCTCGCCTGACGATGGGAGATCTTCCGCTGCGAAGCCGGCCCAAACTTGATCATATAGCGCTTGAAGATCTTTGTCGATGGGACTGGAAGGTCGTTCGGTCGCTGCTGTTAACATTTGTCGCGCTggatgtcgtcgtcgtcgttaaACTCGACGTCCCTCGGTAGGGGTGGTAGTCGGTGACAAGCCTGTGCCGCGCCGCGCCGGACCTATTTCTGTTAACCGATCACGCACGCATGACATTCAAGTTGACAATATTCCCGTGAACGAGTAAATTTAACCTCAAGAGTCATATTTTTCACCAGCTAGAGATAAGAATcttttctgtcttttcatcATTTCCAGTCGCTGGAACATCGAACATTTGCCCCACGAGTCACCGACGTCGCCCGGAAGTTGTTCACCTTGGTCTTCTTTACCCACACCCACCGCTGCCACACAGTGGAAAGGCAGTTCAGTACTTATTTATATTTGTGTGATACGAGTCCCTCGCGTATTTGCTTCAGCTACTGGGAACTCAAACACAGCAACGATCTACTCCTGCTGTTCTGAGTTCATCAACCGGCAGCACCGAGTGGCTTCGCAGGGTCCGGGGCAATGAAACTATTCGATGGGATCAGAGTCACGTTCGGGTTGAGCTCTAACCCGAACCCGGGGGCGTCAGACACGTCCAGGGAGCCTCCATGGGGAACAGGTTCGTTCGTGAATAGAGATCCGAATACAGGGAGTATGCTCTTTCCGTCCGGTGAATTTGCGATGTCTATTTAGGATATTACTGAGACGGTTATAGATCACAATGAGTCAGAAACGTACATTCGCAGAACGGACTATGAGGCTGGGACATCACGAAGTGGTATGAGCTAATACGAAGGGAGCTTATAGACTGAGGCTTTCAATTGAGATATAAGACACGTACTAGGGACCACTGCCATGGGGAATGACCGGGATGTCGTACGCGCTCGCCATTGCGCTCATTTTGAGAAGCTGAAAAGGACAGAATCAAATCTCAGGAACATTCCTATTCCACCGGCGCTCCGCATACCTCAGTCATCCCTCCGAGCCACATAACATCCGGCTGAATAATATCCACCGAACGACCTTCAATCAATTTTCGGAACCCGTAACGGCTGTATTCGTGCTCCCCCGTTGTCCATTTCACTTGGGGTAAGGCGGACTTCAATAACTTGTGACCGTCAAAGTCATCTGGGTGAAGAACCTAGTATCAAATACAGCAGTTCATTTTCAAGTTTCGGCAAACAGATTGGAAAACTTTCACCTCTTCCCACCAGTTGATATCAATCTTCTCGTCGATTGCCTTTTGCGCAATCTCGATAGCATATTGAACATTAAGGGACATGTACTGCGAGATTCGGTGCACATAGATGATAGAGAAGATAGCTAAACGCACGCAATCTACCATAATGGGGTAGTCAGGTCCCACTTTTTCGCGGTGAGCTTTGAGAAAATCGAGATTCTTGCGCATGCTATCAAAACCATCTAGTGGACTATATGGGAGAGGCACTTTTGCACCCCAAAATCCCATTCGACGGGCTTCTGTTGGTAAAGGTCTGATAACGACCTCAAGGTGAGAACGGATGTGAATGAGAAGGATGCAAAGTAATAATTGACCCTGTACAATAGAAAGGAATCTTGTCTTTGGTGCGGCCTCCAATAAGTTTCTAGACGTAAAGAGATCAATATCGATAAGATGTGAAGACCTAGAACACATACATAGACCGGTTCGTTCCTCAGCTTCCCGAGCAGATCCCAAATCGCAAGGTCGACAGCGCTTATTGCGGCCAACGTGATGCCTTTCCTTCCGTAGAACATACTGGCACGGAATAGCTGATCCCATATTCTATTAGTGTCGCGAGGATCAGATCCTACAACAAAGCGAGTAAAGTGTTCATTGATGAGCCAACACGCTGGCGGGCCTCCGAATCCAGTTGCAAATCCCCTACACGGTGATTTTTCATTGTCTACATATAGAATGTGAGCGAGAACGACATACTGTACTCCGTTTGACGCCGTAATTGTGACGAAAAGAGAACCAAGAACACCAATTCCCCAACTAGTTCGGGAGTGTCGATACTCCTCGTAGCCAGACATCGGGTTGCTAATAGGAGTCTGGAGGTAGCTTCAGCAAGGAACCCGCTGGAAACCCTCATTGTCACTCACGTCGATAATCCAATGTCCTTTCTATGAAATTGCCGATCAGTCCAATCGTACCTCAGGCAGTGGCGAACGAACACTTGCATACCTTCTGCCTGTGATAATCCCCTCCATCGCCTTCAGCTGAAACGAGAAAAGTCTCGATCTTGGCGATTGTTGGGAACACCTTGGACGACATCGTAGTGGGGTATTAACAAACAATCGTAAAACTCAAATTGGCCGCATGGTTGTCCCGGGGACAGTGGTCCGCAAGTTCCGCCGGCACGAAAAATATGGATCTTCCAAACGCACGAAAACGTCGAGCAAAAGTCTAGGCTTGTGGATACCTACATTGTTGCGGTCCTATGTAGGGGTTTCAGGCCC
Above is a genomic segment from Marasmius oreades isolate 03SP1 chromosome 4, whole genome shotgun sequence containing:
- a CDS encoding uncharacterized protein (BUSCO:EOG09261V87); this encodes MSEELMSKEIASRLGYEVASDPKLLEECLLICRIYNLTPEQLQFKWEAATFSSTPARAHEAARFTIDSLAGVKAQIKREMNQNSATRARSRNFSGAAVVNRTRLPQFMHQNIRKNAGRVGIGEVQVKAETGLEPMSLAGPSRSTSKVAFKGPKMDASSRKNRGYLYMYEKLSERSEVLDERIDEFAELVREHYGITELGDPSSASDAKVVVVGRITYDSETPPSNAKLTEATLTLESSRMISKGVRVPIRFEESIKIRGGAKGAGGLALFPGAIVALRGKNGSGDWFLASEILTLPPMKNSPSSVSVPTKPDPATADTSFSMVVCCGPYTPDSDLKFAPWQSLLKKLKTSRPPVIVLTGPFLDYTHPLIERGEIDETPLALFHRIFLDPLRQLLDSSSGSIAILVPSVRDLISSHAVYPQCEFRSEVTKHDARIHLLPNPARFSVNGVTFASTTVDVLFHLRKEEITKRGEEIDSIAPQFPEDTGSDSMGNSCRHLLQQRSFYPLFPVPSDVAAEVNLDVSHSQALKLNGGDTDESEFAPDVFIILSKLKQFSKRVNSTLFINPSCVSKGIYATLNFAGSEPGVSLAGRLKGEVIKIQGDE